A genomic window from Vagococcus sp. CY52-2 includes:
- the cydC gene encoding thiol reductant ABC exporter subunit CydC, with amino-acid sequence MKQNYLLLTKKDQWVRPFFKKYKKLLALVLFLGFLTFFSAAALMFTSGYLISKSAAKPENILLVYVPIVLTRAFGIARPTFRYVERLGSHNWVLKMTSDIRVRLYRSLETEAANTKENYQSGSLLGILSEDINHIQNLYLRTIFPICTSYILYLFIIIGLGYFSLPFAGLMLLLFALILVVLPLAAVLVNNARVYRKKAKKHDLYNDLTDAVLGVADWQYSGRYEEFLTRYNEAEANVRKEDYQLNRYSRLEGIMKQLIFGIIAVVLFIWAGNYFISQGNQAALNWIAAFVLSFFPLLDAFGPVSDSVKELPIYEDTVQRLSKLPNPEKKEMHEVKEEMTLTNTTIELEAVSFKYPQGKRALLSHFNLTIPEGQVVALLGKSGTGKTTLTQIIRGDLVPTTGKVLVGGIDIKELVGQQANYFGVLNQHPYLFNTSLKNNVRLGNLDATDEEVLEAIEAAGLKRVVERLPQGMDTLVEEGGKRFSGGEQQRIALARILLQDVPIVIIDEPTIGLDPLTEKQLLETVFVALKNKTVIWITHHLVGIHHADKVVFIEDGNIDMSGSPKELLETNNRFEQLYQMDVYE; translated from the coding sequence ATGAAACAAAATTATCTATTATTAACTAAAAAAGATCAATGGGTTAGACCATTTTTTAAAAAGTATAAAAAATTATTAGCTTTAGTTTTGTTTCTTGGGTTTCTAACCTTTTTTTCAGCAGCAGCTTTGATGTTCACATCTGGCTACTTAATCAGTAAGTCCGCTGCAAAACCTGAAAATATTTTGTTAGTTTATGTTCCAATTGTGCTAACACGTGCATTTGGTATAGCAAGACCAACATTTCGATATGTTGAGCGTTTAGGGAGCCACAATTGGGTGTTAAAAATGACCTCTGATATACGTGTTCGTTTATATCGTTCTCTTGAAACTGAAGCGGCAAACACGAAAGAAAATTATCAGTCAGGAAGTTTATTGGGTATATTATCAGAGGATATTAATCATATTCAAAACCTCTATTTGAGAACGATTTTCCCAATTTGTACGTCGTATATTTTGTATCTTTTTATTATTATTGGACTAGGTTATTTCTCATTACCATTTGCTGGGTTAATGCTATTATTATTCGCGTTGATTTTAGTGGTATTACCACTAGCAGCAGTGTTGGTTAATAATGCTAGAGTATATCGTAAAAAAGCAAAGAAACATGATCTCTATAATGATTTAACGGACGCAGTATTAGGTGTTGCTGATTGGCAATATAGTGGACGATATGAAGAGTTTTTAACACGATATAATGAGGCAGAAGCTAACGTTAGAAAAGAGGATTACCAATTAAATCGTTACTCTCGTTTAGAAGGTATTATGAAGCAATTGATTTTTGGTATCATAGCTGTTGTTTTATTTATATGGGCTGGTAATTATTTTATTAGCCAAGGTAATCAAGCAGCCTTAAATTGGATAGCAGCCTTTGTTTTATCATTTTTCCCATTATTAGATGCTTTTGGGCCGGTGAGTGATTCGGTAAAAGAGTTGCCAATCTATGAAGATACTGTGCAACGTTTATCTAAGTTACCAAATCCTGAAAAGAAAGAAATGCATGAAGTAAAAGAAGAGATGACATTAACTAATACAACAATTGAATTAGAAGCTGTTAGCTTTAAATATCCTCAAGGTAAAAGAGCGTTATTATCCCATTTTAATCTGACTATACCAGAAGGACAAGTTGTGGCGTTACTTGGAAAAAGTGGAACAGGAAAAACAACGTTAACTCAGATTATTCGGGGTGATTTAGTACCAACTACTGGGAAAGTTTTAGTAGGTGGCATAGATATAAAAGAATTAGTAGGACAACAAGCAAACTATTTTGGCGTATTAAATCAACACCCTTACTTGTTTAACACAAGTTTGAAAAATAACGTGCGTCTAGGTAATTTGGATGCGACAGATGAGGAAGTATTAGAAGCGATTGAAGCAGCAGGGTTAAAACGCGTGGTTGAACGTCTTCCCCAAGGAATGGATACGTTAGTTGAAGAAGGTGGTAAAAGGTTTTCTGGTGGAGAACAGCAGCGTATTGCATTAGCAAGAATTTTATTACAAGATGTACCTATTGTTATTATTGATGAACCAACCATAGGATTAGACCCATTAACTGAAAAGCAGTTGTTAGAAACTGTCTTTGTAGCATTAAAGAATAAAACAGTTATTTGGATTACTCATCACTTAGTTGGCATCCATCACGCTGATAAAGTGGTCTTTATTGAAGATGGTAACATTGATATGTCAGGTAGCCCTAAGGAGTTATTAGAGACTAATAATCGATTTGAACAACTTTATCAAATGGACGTTTACGAGTAA